The genome window TCTCCCAGGGGACACGCAAGTCTTTGTCCTGCCTTCACGACTGGGCGTCCTGGCTCTTTCGGGTAAACACATTTCTATTATTGACTGCTTCAGCTCAGTCTATGACAGTCACAGTCCCATTGTAATGCAGAGTAGCATCTCCAGCCATAACAAGAAAGACCAGCTGGGGATGCCTGAATCTGCAAACAGGTAAACAGACAGTAGGAATAATTGCACTTATGTTCTGACTGTTTACATAAGATCACAAAGGTTCGTGAACAATCAATGTAATTAATCACACAAATGTGTTCTCCCACACTATTGTGAGTAAGTCGtgttttctcatgttttctctATGTGCCTGTGTGCGAATATGTGGTTATTTGTCGGAGACAGGCCTATTTAAGTGTCCTGTCAtactaaaatgtaaagaaagaggagaagacaggGACGGTGACAGAAGCTGTCAGTCAAAGTTCAGTCATACGTGGAGTAACTAATGGTCTGATTTCCTGCAGTGATGCTGTCGAGTGTGCCGAGGGCTTTCTTCTTCCTGAGTGCACTAACAGTAGGTAAGTGTAACACAtctctctaaatgttgtttcaaTATGTAGATGATTGGGTAAAtcgttttttaaaaatattcaaattttatttcattacggtgtgtgtttgaaattattatttcacatttgtgttcAACTGAAGGAACCCTGTGTGATACCAACTGCACAAGTCGCAGATGTCTGGCTGAAATGTTGAAAAGTTATAACCTCACATCTCAACCACAGTATGAAAATTGCACCCAATCAATATATGTGCCCCTCATTGAGTACCAAACCCTGTCAATTGTAAGTACTGTTGTATAAATTATAGTAGAATGTACTGAGAATTACTTCTAGTCTCTCCCTTTATTTATCTTGTAACgtcttattaattattaatatcatTGTGTAATTACAACTTATTATTTGAAATGTatgcaaaatgtaatttattctaTTCATCTTAAGAATattcatattgtatttttttcattttctttattttacaggaCACAAAGAGTCTCCATCTAAATAGTCGCCTGCAAGCCAAACTTGTGAGTTTAAACATAAgttgaaatgaacaaaaacaaagagtaTGTTTCGGTCACAGTTCATCTCATTTGGATGTCAAACCACAGGTGTGGAAAGATCCAGGTCTCAGCTGGAACACATCACTTTATCAGTTTTACGAAGTGGTACTGCCAGTACAAAGTGTCTGGACCCCAAGCATCCAAGTAACTAATGGGTGAGTTGGTCATAGAATGAGAGCACACAACTACAGACACAGGTTCAATTTATGAATTTCTTACATTTATGTTGTCTGTTACATATGTAGACTAGAAACTACCTTAGAGGACACCTCTTCTGACCTGCTGGTATACAGCAATGGCACCGTAGTGCACAGCGTGATCATAAATACAGAGGTGAATTGTGAAGTCAACCTGTTCAACTATCCCTTTGGTTCTGATGCGTGTCCTGTCGCTATTCAAAGCTGGTCTCTTGATGGTAAGCTCAGGTCTTCACTTGGTAGCATTGTAATATTGTAGTAAAAGTTTAAACTGGGTGTCCATTTCCTGATTTggtcattttattcattttacatttgcattctGTTCTTCTCACATTCTCAGGTATCCctattgaaaataatttttaccatgttttgaattttaaatgttaaaaatatctCTTACTGGACagcattttcattctttttgttatttttttcaaaaaattGTCAATTGTTATCAAAACAGCAGTAATCTAAGATTGTCActtagagaaaaacaaatcaaatttatACTaattaatagtaaaataattgtgttttgataattccatatttaaaaaaaaaaaactttcatatCATTCAGGATGTGGTACAGAGCTGGAATTTGGTGACATGAGGGTGCTAGATGGTTCACATGGAGATTGGCAAACTTTGTCAGCACATCTGCTGCAGATAGACAATCACAATTACCTTTTGGTAAGCTCATAAACATGAGgattattatatttgtatttaatatagGGAATAAATTTAAGTAAATCAATAGGTTGTTATAGAAATGTCATCATGCAACTATTTAAGTAACTGAATCAATCAAATCATTACTAATTAAATATTCTTGAAAAAAatggtgaaagaaaaaaaaaagaacaaatccTCTTTACTTTCATGTCCCCCAGGTGCATCTGGAAATGAAACCTAACAATCCCTTCATTACATTAATGCTGCCCAGTATTCTTATCATCTTGGCTGATGTGGTCAGCTTCGCCCTGCCACTGGGAGGTGGCGAACGCAATGGCTTCAAGGTCACTCTGGTTCTCAGCTTCACCATGTTCCTCAGCATCCTCAACGATCAGCTCCCTGGAGACAGCGAGTGCAGTCCTATCATCAGTCAGTGAGCTTGTGGGCATGTCCCGAACACAAAGAACACaagaaaatgataataatataatagagGCACAATAGTTTGAGTCACGTAtcatctgtctgtgctgcaggagtccacttctgtgtttgtctggtCCTCTTGGTGTTGAGCATGCTGGTGTCTTTGGTGCTCACAAGAGTGGCTAAAGATGGCAGGTTCATTTTCTACTTCTGTTGTAAAGGGCCAgtccaaagaaaaacaggaaacagggaAGATGATGAAGGTGAGGAAGTTATTCTAAAACAATCATGAGTTGAGCTTAAAAGTATGAGAGTGTTGCACACTGACTTTAAACACCTGTTCTCTTTGTTAATTCAATGCAAGGTGACATCAGCGTTGTTCAGCTGAAAGGCTCCGAGGAGGACAGCCGAATGCTCAGAAAGGTGGTCAACTTCCTGGAAgctttaagtgcaaaggaacAGGAAAGTGAGCGATATGAGAATATTGCCAACACCATAGACACAGTCTTTTTCTGGTTCTATTTCGGTTttggtactttgtatttctgtggAATGATGTATGTGATGGTCAGATATACATGTCAAATTAACCATTTGGATTTCTGGGACTGATGCAACTGATTAACTGCAAGTTATTAACTATACTGTTAATTAAATGGCTAATTTGAAACACAACTATCTGattaatttgaatatttaaagattGTTGCAAATCCATGTATTTAACCTTAACTTTATAATTTTACATTGTAACATAATGTGTGGAGCTGATGATGCTCTTGTAATTCATCTTCAGATAattgatgaaaacatttgttggtTTGGTCTGTCAACTAGAAAAATGTATCTTCCAGTTCTGATTTTTCCAACTGAGTGACATTACATATGACACATAAtgtgtgttaataaaataagaattaaaCTGAGACATTTGATTAACTAGCAAAAACCAGTTTCTTTtgcataaacaaataaatgactAAGCTGAAGCAATGAACACTGTCTCTCTGTTGCCATCTAGTGGTGGAATCATTCCATATAGCTTGAAATTTTCTCAAGCGCTTTCATATGTACCATAAAACCAAAGTTGctgtcaattaaaaaaaaacaaattatgatTGAATTAAATTACAATGAACAGACTGTGAGAAACTGTGGTAATATCATTTGTGTAATATCCCAGGAGGGTTTTGGTATAAAATCACAAGCAAGCAGTGTGTAtttcaaaaatgtcaaactttatGAATCTCATTCTTCCCTACAGTGTAATACATAACAATCTTgattaaaacacaaagcaatAGTTTAACTTTGATGTCCATTACCATATATGATTAACAGACACAACGATTCTATGTACATTGTTTTATACGTATATTTCCACCCTTTCCACAACAGAATAAAGTATATTTATAGATACTGAATGAGGTGCTGAGCTCAACTcaagtatttttaataatagtgatagtttaatataattttagtAAATAGTGCAATTACCAAAACCcacacatccacccacacacacaccctcagtAAGCTCCAGCCACCTAGATCAGGAATgaagtaaacagaaaacagccatCCCACTGCAGATGGGCATCACTCCTTCTCTTGAATATCAAGAtccctctgttttcttcattgCCTTTAGTAAAAATGGAAACGTTAACACATCGTCTCGTTAGGACAAACATGGATGAGGGAAATACAATTACTGTTTACGTACCCGTTTCAAAATCTGGACACTAAGGTAGTTCTTGGCCATGCTTTTCAGACTGGACTTTCCACCCACCTTGCATCTAACGTAACCATACAAGTTGGCCCATTGTAAAACCAAGCCCATTATTACTACAGCCTGTGGAGTTAAAATCACAGAAAGGAATGAGATGAATGTGCTATTTAGATTTACGGTAATTAAACTAACATTAAGAAACCATAACTGAACTGACCAGCCATTTAATCTTAAGGGAGACAATGGTGCTGAAGACAAACATGATCCAGAAGATGGGGCACACGATAAGTCCAAGCCAGAAGATCTGTGACTCCGCACCAGATGTTGTGTTCAGATTGTGTgtctatgaaaaaaaaaaaggttttatttaattgcttaaataaagaataaatcatTTGTAATGCCCCCAGTGTCCCCATTGTGACAGGAGTCACTTTTACACTTGTTCAATGTTACACTGTATGATTTCATGGTAAAAATGTTACGGTGCCACTGCGAGGTGCCGTCAaatttttaaatgcatgtagCATAACAACACTTTCTCTTGTGAGCCTGTGTAAATGCCAGTAAGGCATTTTAGGATGTGCAGATGAGCTTCTGTTTACCTTTCTTGATTCAAACACCCAGTGGCTCTTTCCATCTTCATCCACTTGGTTCCACCACCTAAGACCCACCAACAATCTGCCAGACACGTTcttaaaaaccaaaaaagaatccacttttaaataataataataataataatacaaattttattataaaagatatacacacattttattacaatattCCCAAACAGGAAAGAAACCAACATATAACCACAACCTTAAGATTTTTGTAGAATATTATCTTATAATTGcgtctttattttgaaatctgtTGCTATTTAAACTGAGTTTAATTGGACAAATCAAGTAAAGAGAATATTAAAAGTTACACCAAGGTATGACACTAAGTAAATTAAGGTGCTGTTGTTGACCAGACGTGTCCTGCTCACCTTGACAGTCCAGAAGTcacatgacagcagcaggatgatggTGACCATACAAACAATAAACCGACTGCTGAAGATGTCGCACAGTAAATAGACTAGGATCGCACTTATTCGGAAGAAGAGGTGGAAAAAAGAGGCCAGAGGATGCCTAAAACACAGgtgttcactttgttttttaaaatgttttgtattgttttagcAGCACATTTAGTGAGAATACAGAAAAAGTTAGCGAGGATAATTAGCTATGAGCTCTCTCACCTAATGATAGACTTTCTTAACTTGGTGTTTTCGTCGTCTTCACCGAACAAAGGAGCATCCTGGGAGTcctgaacaaacagaaacattaccAGGTCAAAACTAACTACCTGTTAAATTGATTTATAACTTTAATGCCATTTCTAAAAGTCTAAACAGCTGCtcttttataatttaaatagCTCTTAAATGGACTAGTTACCTGTCGCTGCATTCTGATTGAGAGTCAGGATGTGTTTCCTGGTGACGTGGTTGTAAACAAACAGTGTGCTAAGGACCTCAGGCAGGTGTGGCTTTAAACCTGCCTGacttaaatgtaatttagttatttatttaaggCATAATGAAgagattattaataataataacaatactcAGTGGCACAATAAATCATTCACTTTTTATTCAGCTCATTGTATTGTTTGCCTTCATTTGAGAGTACAGCGCCTGAATCTTAAAGTATACAAGATCAACCACACAGTGAACAGCTGACTtctgaaaacaatattttgaaTATATACACAATGTCAAACAGGCTATAACCTGGTGATAATATTCATCAGTGCATATCtactacacaaataaacaaaaattacTTTGTTGTAGtaaaaaaatgtcatcaaaacaaagtgcaaattATACAAAATAGCATTATGATATCATGTACACATTCTTCAGCATTATGAGGTCAGGAAAACCTCAAACAGACTGGCAACTGAATGCATGCGGTAAAAGATGCCAAATGGAAGTCCAATATTAACAACTGTTGCCCACATGCTGAAACTGTAGAAATTCATTTCAGTGTCATTGTCAAACTGGGGACGCGCACCAAACGCCGGCATGATCCACAACtgtcaaagaaagaaacaagaacaggTTGAGTATTGTGAAATTTCAAACAGTAACTCTGAGGGAGCCAGGGAGAATGGTACTCACTATGATGTTGCCCATCAGTAGAAACACGCAGACCTCTTTCAAGATCCATCTCCTCCACAGTTTGGCTCCGTTCACAGCTGTGTGGCCATGTGCAGTGCTTATCGGGTCAGGCTTTGAGGTCATGCCTGATTCTTCGAGGTTGCTCGGCTCCTTGCTTGTCTGCAAGTATGGATTTGCAATCACAGTGGCTGGGTGAGCCTCATGGAAGGGCTCCCGATGCAAACCTTCAATTATGAAAATGTTCTGCAGGCCGAGCTGGATCAGTATCAGGACAGCCCAGGCCAGGTTAAGGCTGTTTAGGTAGCCTTTGACTCCTGTTGCAACTGTGGCTACAGTGGTGAAGTAGCTGAGGACAAATTGGCCCATTGAGGCTCCCACCAGCAGTGCCACATCCAGGCTGCGCGTGGGGTTTTTCTCTGAGACATGATCCCTTCGGTCCACCTTGTAGATGACACAGCCGATCACAGTAGAGACAGCCATGAGGGTCACTATGACTATATTCATAACATAGTGCATcatcactgctttgtttttcctggCCTGATCATGACCGCCTATGATTTCCGTCTCATACACGACGAAGGTTGCCAGACCTGCCACCACTAAGAGAATACCCAACACAGGGCCAAGAAATACATCCTTGAGGCGTAATTTAATTTTGTGGTGAGTTTGTACATCTGCTACTCGACCCACATTTTTCCACATGACATAGGCCATGGCGGAGGCAAAGAGACTGTACTCAATATTGAAGGGGTACAGGTAGTAGTAGGCTTGCTTGAAGATACTGCAGGACGTGTGGCTGCACTTGCACTTATCTCCGTAACCCGCTGTAAGAGTAGAGACAAAGGATATTTGGTcatgttgttgtattttactGATTTATATTTCAGCTTTGATTACTTTATCTGCTTTAATTACCTTTATACATGTACATGCTTCGTCCTTTGAGCTCAGTGGTGTTTAGATTGTCAGGAATGGTTGTTTGGTGAAGGGACTCCTCCGTGACCACATGCATCCACAAAACTAAATTAGTAGAGAGGGTGAGCATCAGACCACAgctaaataaaagacaagagagaaacaagaaaaagcaTACTGTCAGAACCTCTTCATTCCTAAACAGaacacatttgactttttttttttgacaattaaaaaaacattttaaacgtgttttcttttactattTTCCCACACTTTATCAACCAAATGATGAATCCATTTatcaagaaaataattatcAGATAAATCAATATTACAGCTAATAGTTGTTTTAGCTCTATTGTAGGATACTCTGCACCATTTCATAGTATGTTGTTTTTGGTGATCATAGTAGGATTTTGGCAGTGAAGCAATATCATTCATGTAGTAACTATGCCagtataaatatttctgttgttcAGGTTACAAACAATTTCCTGTTCAGCAATAGAGggaatgtaaaataattaataacttACCGTGTAAAGTTCTGTTGTAGCTGCATGCAGTCCTTGGCATGAAAGCACAAAAAGTATGTctgcaaaatataaaattacacaaaaattAACCTgtagtcattttttttttttttttttgactagaATGTATTTGGTGGAATTTCTACCtgcaaaattataaaaacaagttGCACGACAGGGAAAGCAACTTTAACAGCAGAATCGCAGTGGAGGTAGCCTGCATAGCTGACGATCTTGAAGACGTCCATGATAATACTGAGCAGGCCAAACAGCACAAGTCCtcctgaagacaaaaaaacaagtagAACAAAGGAACGTTTTTGTACAGGCCATTCGAAATGACTCTTTATAttgaaaaaataatgaaatctgAATCCTAATCCTGAAATGAAAGCTTTACTTACCTCTGAGCCATATCGGTCCAGCATGACCGTCCTTGTAAACGACAGCATTTAATTTCTTGGTTGTGTAGATCATATAATACACCATCCAggtggaggtgaggaggaggaggaagattaGATAAGCCTGCAGGTCAGACGTGCTGATGCTTACAGTGTTTTGAACACTGGCACTGACCAAGGCACAGCCCAGGATCAAAATGTTCACAGAGATGATCCCAGACAACATCCAGCCCCAGTTTCGCTCCTGCTGCGCCACAACCCCACTGAATGAGATGCTCTTGCTGTGTTCATGCGTGCTCCCTGCTTGACCCAATGTGTTGAGCGTGTTGGACGGGTGGGCCTCTTCCATCTTCCCGTCATTGGATGTCATCCTGCATGGTGCGCAACAACTGCCATCAGTCGCACAATTGCATGGAAAACAAGTGTTCAAACACATGATTCCTCCCTCTGAGATCTATTCACTAATGAGTTGCTAGTCGTGTATCTGACTCTAAATAGGGACTACAAGATGACTGGTTTAACTGCTACACCTGCTTTTTGGCTCCTTTTAAAGGCGTATCCTGTCTCAAGTGAAACTCTACCACTGATTGGCACCCTTGACATTTTGCTGGTGCtaaacaaaagaacattttgaaataatgcCCTCCTCTTGGCTCCTCTCCAACAAGGCTGTGTTGCAGAACTATCTACTGTGACATTTATGTGAATTAACTGTGCTGCTTCCTTCGAAAAGTCACGTACACGTTTGCTCTCCATCTCTAATGAAATGCTGCTGTATAATCATGAAAAAATGCCTTTCATTCATTACTGTAATCAAGCACTAAAGACAATATGACAAAACAGTGCCATTCTAGAAATGAACACTGTGTTTCAGAACACCTGTAAGCTTACCTGATGCAGTCTGGTCCTGTGAATGAGTCTGAACCGTCATGGCTTTTATATGCCTCCAGAAACAGTGTAGTTTACTATACAGAGAATCATAAATGTCAATAAATCTGTCATGTAGAATGTTATATTATCACCCAACACAATGTGTTTTGCACAAAATATGAATTTTGAGTTCAAAAGATGTTTCTaggaaattttttttttatattaattctAAAATAGCAGAAACcagtttcttttgtgtttttataatgtaGAATATGTTTTAATGCTAATTGTTGctacaatattaaaataaattaaatagcaTGCACAAACtatatcttttttttgttgttttttgcatttatatACACTGTAGAGACATTTTaggttgttctttttgttttgtttttttaccttttttgaTACAGCTGGTCACATGCAGCTATGGTTACAGTCTAAAAGATAAACTTGTCTGTCTTTTTGATTGAAAGCAATACTGTAATTGGTTGAACGGAGAGATCTGTATGTTGTCTATCCAGAATATAAATGTCTGGCGACTGTCTGTGTCTATTGTCAAGGAAGTTTCAACTGGGTATTATATCTGTGTACGTCAGCAGCTTAGCCACTGATGACTCTGTGTTAGATCAGCACTTAGGCTAATTTATACCCTTTTCATAGGGCTTAGGGTAAAAGCACAGGggattttttttcattgtaaCTCCAGATCATGAAATCATTCTTTGTCTGCACTGGCGTTTCTCGTATCAGCAATCGGAAAATTAACGTGAGAacaatgtttttctaaaaagaTTGTGGAAAAACAACACCTGTGTTTCCTCCCCATGTGTCACAATGAGATATATTTGGTAATATCATTATACTCTCAAATGTCTGTCCTTATTATTTCCTGAACACGTTTATACACTACAACTATGGTACAGTGAATGATTTTCTCTTGACATGTGGtgagaaaatgtttctaaaataattttttatatgtttataaaaaagATTAGAATTGTGATAGAAATGGGTACAGCATCCATGAAAGTGTGCGTTGGATGAATGcccagaaaacatttgtttgctCCATAAACTTCACCTGAGCACAAAAATGTATGCATCAGCTGCAAAAAGTTGCACAAATGTGGTACCTGCAGCATTAAAGTGTTGATTGTATGCATGGTTAAAAAACTGCACAGAGCAGCCAATTTAACGCGGTCTAATAGAACAGTGTGAGGGCTACTGCTCAGTTTCTGTGCTGATGTTTCAATTATTTAGACTATTATTTACCTATTGATGAAAACGAGTAGACAGAATAATGGATAACGCAGTGCAATAATGAAACTGAGCATAACTGTCAGCTCAGCCACCGGGAGCACTGTTCCCCACAATGTGCGTATCGAGGCGTCCCTGGAGACCGGCGACGCGCACCGATCAGGAGCGACTGGGGGGACGGTGGAGCACACTGGCCTTTCAGCCGGTCTGCTCACACTGCATCGCCGCAtgacgacgacgatgatgatggtgataCAGTTGGTAAAACGCAATGGAGTCGAGCAGGGTGGACTAATTGTGCACCATGAATGACAGGTACCACAAGGCGGCCCGGGACGGCTACCTGGACCTGCTGAAGGAGGCAACACGGAAGGATCTCAACGCTCCGGATGAAGATGGCATGACACCGACGTTATGGGCCGCTTATCACGGCAACCTGGAGGCGCTGCGGCTCATCGCGGGCAGAGGGTGGGTATGGGCGGTTTATGGAGACGTGTGCGCAAAACTGGATAGACGAGCTCAAATCCGtcattagttagttagttattttattgaaaataattttaGAAGCCTGTTTTAGCATTGACTTTAATAAGATAAATAATGAGCTAATTTAACTTTTCGAAATAACAGAATTTTTGCAAATAGAAAATAGATaatcaagaaagaaagaaaagaacctGAACACCCCCTTTTCTATTTTACATGTTGACACTGCACAAGGTTAGTTGATTCTTCATTACTAAACAAAGTTCATTATGGGGAGACACAATATCTCACTATTATTACAAATTTCAGCTCATTTACTAAGACACCGGTGACATGCTGAGGATAGATGTTCTAGTTCTAATATgaaattcagcttttattcCATCTcctttaaattattattcaCAAGAAAGATTACTGGCATAACTGGTATTCATAGTCAGTTAGgatgaagaaacacacaaaagccCACCTTCTGGTTGACCTGGTTTTTTGTctgccagaaagaaaaaagcctCATTATGAAACGGCTCTATTGAAGAAGTTTGGTGAGAGACTTACTGTAATAATGAGTCAATAATATTAATCAGAGTAGAGTTAGTTTTTGCAAA of Anabas testudineus chromosome 8, fAnaTes1.2, whole genome shotgun sequence contains these proteins:
- the zgc:112148 gene encoding DUF846 domain-containing protein isoform X1, with product MFLFVQDSQDAPLFGEDDENTKLRKSIIRHPLASFFHLFFRISAILVYLLCDIFSSRFIVCMVTIILLLSCDFWTVKNVSGRLLVGLRWWNQVDEDGKSHWVFESRKTHNLNTTSGAESQIFWLGLIVCPIFWIMFVFSTIVSLKIKWLAVVIMGLVLQWANLYGYVRCKVGGKSSLKSMAKNYLSVQILKRAMKKTEGS
- the otop2 gene encoding proton channel OTOP2, translated to MCLNTCFPCNCATDGSCCAPCRMTSNDGKMEEAHPSNTLNTLGQAGSTHEHSKSISFSGVVAQQERNWGWMLSGIISVNILILGCALVSASVQNTVSISTSDLQAYLIFLLLLTSTWMVYYMIYTTKKLNAVVYKDGHAGPIWLRGGLVLFGLLSIIMDVFKIVSYAGYLHCDSAVKVAFPVVQLVFIILQTYFLCFHAKDCMQLQQNFTRCGLMLTLSTNLVLWMHVVTEESLHQTTIPDNLNTTELKGRSMYMYKAGYGDKCKCSHTSCSIFKQAYYYLYPFNIEYSLFASAMAYVMWKNVGRVADVQTHHKIKLRLKDVFLGPVLGILLVVAGLATFVVYETEIIGGHDQARKNKAVMMHYVMNIVIVTLMAVSTVIGCVIYKVDRRDHVSEKNPTRSLDVALLVGASMGQFVLSYFTTVATVATGVKGYLNSLNLAWAVLILIQLGLQNIFIIEGLHREPFHEAHPATVIANPYLQTSKEPSNLEESGMTSKPDPISTAHGHTAVNGAKLWRRWILKEVCVFLLMGNIILWIMPAFGARPQFDNDTEMNFYSFSMWATVVNIGLPFGIFYRMHSVASLFEVFLTS
- the LOC113157479 gene encoding 5-hydroxytryptamine receptor 3B-like, yielding MLSSVPRAFFFLSALTVGTLCDTNCTSRRCLAEMLKSYNLTSQPQYENCTQSIYVPLIEYQTLSIDTKSLHLNSRLQAKLVWKDPGLSWNTSLYQFYEVVLPVQSVWTPSIQVTNGLETTLEDTSSDLLVYSNGTVVHSVIINTEVNCEVNLFNYPFGSDACPVAIQSWSLDGCGTELEFGDMRVLDGSHGDWQTLSAHLLQIDNHNYLLVHLEMKPNNPFITLMLPSILIILADVVSFALPLGGGERNGFKVTLVLSFTMFLSILNDQLPGDSECSPIIRVHFCVCLVLLVLSMLVSLVLTRVAKDGRFIFYFCCKGPVQRKTGNREDDEGDISVVQLKGSEEDSRMLRKVVNFLEALSAKEQESERYENIANTIDTVFFWFYFGFGTLYFCGMMYVMVRYTCQINHLDFWD
- the zgc:112148 gene encoding DUF846 domain-containing protein isoform X2; translation: MQRQDSQDAPLFGEDDENTKLRKSIIRHPLASFFHLFFRISAILVYLLCDIFSSRFIVCMVTIILLLSCDFWTVKNVSGRLLVGLRWWNQVDEDGKSHWVFESRKTHNLNTTSGAESQIFWLGLIVCPIFWIMFVFSTIVSLKIKWLAVVIMGLVLQWANLYGYVRCKVGGKSSLKSMAKNYLSVQILKRAMKKTEGS